The sequence below is a genomic window from Shinella zoogloeoides.
ATCGCCGACGTGCATGCAGCGCTGAACAACACGACGCAGCCGGCCGCCGCCGTCGAGGCGCCCGTCGTCGCGGAAAAGCCGAAGCCGCCGGTGCCGGTGAAGAAGTCGGTGCAGAACGACTACATCATTTGTCTCGAAGACGGCCAGAAGTTCAAGTCGCTGAAGCGCCACCTGATGACCCACTACGGCATGACCCCGGAAGAGTACCGCGAGAAGTGGGACCTGCCGGCCGATTACCCGATGGTCGCTCCGGCCTATGCCGAAGCCCGCTCGCGCCTCGCCAAGGAAATGGGCCTAGGCCAGCGCCGCAAGGGCAAGTAAGCACCGCATTCGCCGCCAGATCGGAAGGCCGGAGCCGCAAGGTTCCGGCCTTTTTGCGTTGCGGGCGGGGAATGATTGGTTCTGGAATGAGGAAAAAAAGCCTAGAACGGGGATATCTGTCGGAAATTTGTTAAAAAATTCAAGGAAAAGTTGTGGCTGGGCGCTTCATTCATCCCCACTTGTCCTCTAGGGTGTATGAATAAATTCCTATAAACGGAGTGGCCAGTCATGCACCAGTTCATCGTCCCCCACCGGCGGTCTTTCCCTCGGCTCGTCCCAGGCGCCGATCCGGCGCCCGAGACCAAGAGCGGCGCGCCGGGCGAGGGGCCGCCGCCGGTGCGCCGGACGATGGACATGCCGGAGGCGCCCAACGTGCCGCCCTCGATCGCCTGCCGCATCGTGCGCCAGCTCACGCTGGAGATGATGGCGATGGCCAGTGACCGGCCGCTCTGGCGCCGCGACGGCCGCCGTTCCACCTGCCATGTGCGCCAGATCGCCATGTATGTCTCCCATGTCGTGCTGGGCCTGTCGCTGTCGGATATCGGCGCGGCCTTCGGGCGCGACCGCACCACCGTCAGCCATGCCTGCAACGTGGTGGAGGACCGCCGCGACGACGCCTCCTTCGACGCCTTCGTCTCGACCATCGAGCGCGTCGTGCTGTCCGTCTTCGGTCCGGCGGGGATCGGCAGCCATGAGTGAGAGCGTGGACAAGAAGAAGGATGGCGAACTGGCAAAGCTCCTGCGTTTCCTGCTGGCAAGCGGGGAGGCGTCCCTTGCCGGCGATGACGAGCTGAGCGCGCGGGACGGGCGGGTGCAGTCGCTGTCCCCGGCGGTGTTGGCGGAGGCCGTGCGTCTCGGCCTGGTTTGCCGCAGGGGCGACCGGCTCGCCGCGACCGCCGAGGCGCGCGCATATCTGAAGCGCCGGCTTTGCGCGGCGGAAACGACCTTCGCCGACCAGCACCGGGATCTCGCCGCGGTGACGATCCTGCGCGACGGGGCGAGGGAGACGGTCGTTTCCAACCGGCTGGAATCGCCGCTGGCGGGCCTTGCGCGGCTGAAGGAGAAGACGGGCGAGCGCTACCTGCCCGAGAGCGCTATTGCGGCCGGCGATCGG
It includes:
- a CDS encoding MucR family transcriptional regulator, with product MTETTLGAGSNLLVELTADIVAAYVGNHVVPVSELPGLIADVHAALNNTTQPAAAVEAPVVAEKPKPPVPVKKSVQNDYIICLEDGQKFKSLKRHLMTHYGMTPEEYREKWDLPADYPMVAPAYAEARSRLAKEMGLGQRRKGK
- a CDS encoding helix-turn-helix domain-containing protein, with translation MHQFIVPHRRSFPRLVPGADPAPETKSGAPGEGPPPVRRTMDMPEAPNVPPSIACRIVRQLTLEMMAMASDRPLWRRDGRRSTCHVRQIAMYVSHVVLGLSLSDIGAAFGRDRTTVSHACNVVEDRRDDASFDAFVSTIERVVLSVFGPAGIGSHE
- a CDS encoding DUF6456 domain-containing protein, with the protein product MSESVDKKKDGELAKLLRFLLASGEASLAGDDELSARDGRVQSLSPAVLAEAVRLGLVCRRGDRLAATAEARAYLKRRLCAAETTFADQHRDLAAVTILRDGARETVVSNRLESPLAGLARLKEKTGERYLPESAIAAGDRLHADFTRGGLQPRMTMSFEPRIAGRQKGEAGAARELTDTALAARLRVARAVEAIGPELSGVALDVCCFMKGLETVERERQWPARSAKLMLRAALMALARHYAPPARPSRSSHAWGAEGYRPELGASR